The following are encoded in a window of Scophthalmus maximus strain ysfricsl-2021 chromosome 2, ASM2237912v1, whole genome shotgun sequence genomic DNA:
- the eva1c gene encoding protein eva-1 homolog C — protein MSCSTRPGHGPDWSHSLLYLTVLLWSRRVGGLADFSNYLSRIITSHSAHACDGEPLRLHCPRHSTISIQAAFYGSGEAWLCRAAPDPAPDPAPAPDPPLGARNHSCSAFTALQKLLSECQSNRDCQLPVNPLLFGKDPCPGTAKYLHVDYKCKPTEHKRHVACEGDTMVLSCKPPRVLNIYAAVYGRSLGQADTCPSPLTRPPPFECLNHGAVRSVSNSCYGRQKCAVAVGNQTFRDPCAPGTRKYLSVLYSCVPHSLLREADPNIFSSTSSPTVDTEKDLEEFSSKGPRRPGDSGAMMSNSLLTYAYIKEHPEMAALLFASSVCVGLLLTLLAVSVRVTCRGRQLDDDALPSKSCSQTVTRQEEEEEEVEEEEDDDDDEEGTESSCISTAGRKAMFGWEEVTYVSEASERAERIERRDMIIQEIWMNAYLNGSSC, from the exons ATGAGCTGCAGCACGCGTCCTGGTCACGGACCGGACTGGAGCCACAGCCTCCTCTACCTCACCGTGCTCCTGTGGAGCAGACGCGTGGGCGGACTGGCTGACTTCTCAA ACTACCTGTCCAGGATCATCACCAGTCACTCGGCCCACGCGTGCGACGGCGAGCCGCTGCGCCTCCACTGTCCACGTCACTCCACCATCTCCATCCAGGCGGCCTTCTACGGCAGCGGCGAGGCGTGGCTGTGCAGAGCGGCCCCCGACCCGGCCCCCGacccggccccggccccggacCCTCCGCTCGGAGCCCGCAACCACAGCTGTTCAGCGTTTACTGCCCTACAG AAGCTGCTGTCAGAGTGTCAGAGCAACAGAGATTGCCAGCTACCTGTCAATCCACTGCTGTTCGGGAAGGACCCCTGTCCCGGCACCGCCAAATACCTCCACGTGGACTACAAGTGTAAACCCA CCGAACACAAGAGACACGTGGCGTGTGAGGGCGACACCATGGTCCTGAGCTGTAAGCCCCCCAGGGTGCTGAACATCTATGCAGCTGTGTACGGCAGAAGTCTGGGCCAGGCCGACACCTGCCCCTCGCCCCTGACGAGACCACCCCCTTTCG AGTGTCTCAACCACGGGGCCGTGCGCTCGGTGTCCAACTCCTGCTACGGCAGACAGAAGTGTGCTGTTGCCGTCGGCAACCAGACCTTCAGGGACCCCTGCGCTCCAGGAACCAGGAAGTACCTCAGCGTGCTCTATTCTTGTG TGCCGCACTCTTTACTGAGGGAGGCAGACCCGAACATATTCAGCTCCACCTCGTCTCCGACTGTGGACACGGAAAAGG ATCTGGAGGAGTTTTCCTCCAAAGGGCCAAGAAGGCCGGGCGACTCGGGAGCTATGATGAGCAACTCTCTCCTGACCTATGCCTACATCAAAG AGCATCCAGAGATGGCAGCTCTGCTCTTCGCCTCCAGCGTGTGTGTTGGTCTTCTGCTCACGCTCCTGGCCGTATCAGTCCGAgtgacctgcagggggcgccaACTCGACGATGACGCACTGCCATCCAAGTCTTGTAGCCAGACTGTCACCcgccaggaggaggaggaggaggaggtggaggaggaggaggatgatgatgatgacgaagaGGGAACAGAGAGTTCTTGTATCTCGACGGCAGGGAGGAAGGCGATGTTTGGCTGGGAGGAGGTGACGTACGTGAGCGAGGCGTCTGAGCGGGCGGAGAGGATCGAGCGCAGAGATATGATCATACAGGAGATTTGGATGAACGCCTACCTGAACGGCAGCTCGTGTTGA
- the cfap298 gene encoding cilia- and flagella-associated protein 298: MVQLHVKRGDESQFLYSAAVHEQLETVTRQITAVYNGRLKVDRICSEIPELADHGVTLPPNMQGLTEEQIVDLKLRDEWEDTCVPSGGPVFRKDEIGRRNGHAPNDKMKEVLMRTMEEAKALISKKQVQANVCVTMEMVKEALDQLRGAVMIVYPMGLPPHDPIRMEFEDKEDLSGTQASLQVIAEDECQLWWAAKEMQRGKKLQDYVGKNDKTKLVVKIQKKGQGAPAREPLVTDEQQKQMMLHYHRRQEELKKLDEADDDSHLDSEWSDRQALKKQFQGLSNIKWGPR, translated from the exons ATGGTGCAGCTGCACGTGAAGCGCGGGGACGAGAGCCAGTTCCTGTACAGCGCCGCCGTGCACGAGCAGCTGGAGACGGTGACCCGGCAGATCACAGCTGTTTACAACGGGAGACTGAAGGTGGACAGAATATGTTCAG AGATCCCAGAGCTAGCGGACCACGGCGTCACGCTGCCGCCCAACATGCAGGGGCTGACGGAGGAGCAGATTGTGGATCTGAAGCTGAGGGACGAATGGGAAGACACGTGCGTGCCCAGCGGAGGGCCGGTGTTCAGGAAGGACGAGATCGGGAGGAGGAACGGACACG CTccaaatgataaaatgaaagaGGTGTTGATGAGAACAATGGAGGAGGCAAAGGCACTGATCTCCAAA AAACAAGTGCAAGCTAACGTCTGTGTCACCATGGAGATGGTAAAAGAGGCGCTGGATCAGCTGAGGGGTGCCGTCATGATCGTGTACCCCATGGGGCTGCCTCCTCACGACCCCATCAGGATGGAGTTCGAGGACAAGGAAGACCTGTCAGGAACACAG GCATCTCTGCAGGTGATCGCGGAGGACGAGTGCCAGCTCTGGTGGGCCGCCAAGGAGATGCAGAGGGGGAAGAAACTGCAGGACTACGTGGGCAAAAATGACAAGACCAAGCTAGTGGTCAAAATCCAGAAG AAAGGGCAGGGGGCACCAGCGAGGGAGCCGCTGGTCACCGACgagcagcagaaacagatgATGTTGCATTACcacaggaggcaggaggagctCAAG AAACTGGACGAGGCAGATGACGACAGCCACCTCGACTCCGAGTGGTCGGACAGACAGGCCCTGAAAAAACAGTTTCAAGGCCTCTCGAACATCAAATGGGGGCCAAGATAA